A stretch of the Archangium violaceum genome encodes the following:
- a CDS encoding 2Fe-2S iron-sulfur cluster-binding protein encodes MTKIKFIEADGKEHQVEAQEGQSVMQAAMDNLVPGIVAECGGFASCATCHGYVDEAWLKKLPPPDSAEEGMISCAYHVQPNSRLTCQIKVTPALDGLVVRLPVSQTSE; translated from the coding sequence ATGACGAAGATCAAATTCATCGAGGCGGATGGGAAGGAGCACCAGGTCGAGGCGCAGGAGGGCCAGTCCGTCATGCAGGCGGCGATGGACAACCTCGTGCCGGGCATCGTCGCCGAGTGCGGAGGCTTCGCCAGCTGCGCGACCTGCCACGGCTACGTCGATGAGGCCTGGCTGAAGAAGCTCCCCCCGCCCGATTCGGCGGAAGAGGGAATGATCTCGTGCGCCTACCACGTGCAACCCAACAGCCGGCTGACCTGTCAGATCAAGGTGACGCCCGCCCTGGATGGGCTGGTGGTCCGTCTTCCCGTCTCGCAGACGAGCGAGTGA
- a CDS encoding NAD(P)/FAD-dependent oxidoreductase → MEERIIIVGAGQAGGELASSLRKQGYKGRVLLLGDEAHPPYQRPPLSKGFLQGKLSLTELYLKPLATYERFDIELKTGTRVEAIDRATKEVSLGDGSRLAYDKLVLATGGRARPLNLPGLEDARLENLFSVRSISDVEAMRGRFVPGNRLVIIGGGYVGLEVAAVAVQLGLHVTLLEAAPRLLSRVTGPEVSSFIERFHRERGVEFRLSCEVRGLELDEARRQVRGVSLACQGAPERLEADLVLVGIGLIPNTELASAAGLAVDNGIVVDEYACTADPNILAIGDCANQPSAYTGGRIRLESVPNAVEHARVAAATLVGKMEPYAAIPWFWSDQYGVKLQMVGLSTGYEQCVTRGSVDGKEFSAFYLKDRRVIAADVIGRPAEFMAARRLVSSRAEVDVTRLGDAAVPLNSIAA, encoded by the coding sequence ATGGAAGAGCGCATCATCATCGTGGGAGCCGGCCAGGCCGGTGGCGAGCTGGCCTCCAGCTTGCGAAAGCAGGGCTACAAGGGACGCGTCCTCCTGCTGGGAGACGAGGCGCATCCGCCCTACCAGCGGCCTCCGCTCTCGAAGGGGTTCCTGCAGGGAAAGCTGTCGCTGACGGAGCTCTACCTCAAGCCGCTGGCGACCTATGAGCGCTTCGACATCGAGCTCAAGACCGGCACGCGCGTCGAGGCCATCGACCGCGCCACGAAGGAAGTCTCCCTGGGAGATGGGAGCCGGCTGGCCTACGACAAGCTCGTCCTGGCCACGGGAGGCCGGGCACGTCCCTTGAATCTCCCCGGGCTGGAGGATGCGCGGCTCGAGAACCTGTTCTCCGTGCGCTCCATCTCCGACGTCGAGGCGATGCGCGGGAGGTTCGTCCCAGGCAACCGGCTGGTCATCATCGGTGGCGGCTACGTGGGGCTCGAGGTCGCGGCCGTGGCGGTGCAGCTCGGGCTGCATGTGACGCTGCTGGAGGCGGCGCCTCGCCTGCTCTCCCGGGTGACGGGTCCGGAGGTGTCCTCGTTCATCGAGCGGTTCCACCGCGAGCGGGGCGTGGAGTTCCGGCTCTCGTGCGAGGTGCGGGGCCTGGAGCTCGACGAGGCGCGGCGCCAGGTGCGCGGGGTGAGCCTCGCGTGTCAAGGCGCGCCAGAGCGGCTCGAGGCGGACCTGGTGCTGGTGGGAATCGGCCTCATCCCCAACACGGAGCTGGCCTCCGCGGCGGGCCTGGCCGTCGACAATGGCATCGTCGTGGACGAGTACGCCTGCACGGCTGATCCGAACATCCTCGCCATCGGGGACTGCGCGAACCAACCCAGCGCCTACACGGGCGGACGCATCCGGCTCGAGTCCGTGCCCAATGCCGTCGAGCACGCGCGCGTCGCGGCGGCCACCCTGGTGGGCAAGATGGAACCCTACGCCGCCATTCCCTGGTTCTGGTCGGACCAATATGGCGTGAAGCTGCAGATGGTGGGGCTCTCCACCGGCTACGAGCAATGCGTCACGCGGGGCTCCGTCGACGGCAAGGAGTTCTCCGCCTTCTACCTCAAGGACAGACGGGTCATCGCCGCGGACGTCATCGGCCGCCCCGCGGAGTTCATGGCCGCCAGGCGTCTGGTCTCGAGCCGGGCGGAGGTGGACGTCACCCGCCTGGGTGACGCGGCCGTCCCGCTCAACAGCATCGCCGCTTGA
- a CDS encoding TetR/AcrR family transcriptional regulator: MSPVKSDRGSETRELILVTAERLFAEHGVEAVSNRQVSEAAGQSNNFAVGYHFGSKEDLVVAIVRRHSESVERRRTELLAEIAGSPDLRDWMSCLVRPTTEHLASLGSPSWYARFIAQVTTHPALRERVSKEVGSSRALQQLIEGVFQLVPRLPEDVRQDRGNMSRLLIAHMCAERERALHEGTAPPHSTWESTAAGLVDALVGLWLAPVSARR, translated from the coding sequence GTGAGCCCGGTCAAATCAGACCGGGGCAGCGAGACCCGCGAGCTGATCCTCGTCACCGCCGAGCGGCTCTTCGCCGAGCATGGGGTAGAGGCCGTGTCCAACCGCCAGGTCAGCGAGGCGGCGGGCCAGTCGAACAACTTCGCCGTCGGCTACCACTTCGGCTCCAAGGAGGACCTCGTGGTGGCCATCGTGCGCCGGCACTCCGAATCGGTGGAACGGCGGCGGACCGAGCTGCTCGCGGAGATCGCCGGCTCGCCCGACCTGCGTGACTGGATGTCCTGCCTCGTGCGGCCGACCACCGAGCATCTCGCCTCGTTGGGCAGCCCCTCCTGGTACGCGCGGTTCATCGCCCAGGTGACGACCCATCCCGCCTTGCGAGAGCGCGTGAGCAAGGAGGTGGGCTCCTCGCGGGCGCTGCAGCAGCTCATCGAGGGCGTATTCCAACTGGTCCCACGCCTCCCGGAGGACGTGCGGCAGGATCGTGGAAACATGAGCCGGTTGCTGATCGCGCACATGTGCGCGGAGCGGGAACGTGCGCTGCACGAGGGCACGGCTCCACCCCACTCGACGTGGGAGTCCACCGCGGCCGGACTGGTCGACGCGCTCGTCGGCTTGTGGCTGGCCCCCGTCTCCGCCCGGCGGTGA
- a CDS encoding Coq4 family protein, translated as MLDPKTLTLPENASLFTRLRIATQILKVIKGNEGNPVYGQTLNACLDYDVYESLLQKLQRSEDWRRMLSERPSLEAKDLDLAALERLPEGTLGHAYARYYRDNKISPFETTLELKNDIDFLAKRYRETHDVLHLVTGYGTDVMGEIELQAYVQGNLGIWTAALIVLVGTLGQLKGRQSGVDTSVYLRRIRAAHRRGRASPLFLDFWFERHWETPVAQVRARLCAPSEPMN; from the coding sequence ATGCTCGACCCAAAGACCCTGACCCTGCCCGAGAACGCCTCCCTGTTCACGCGCCTGCGCATCGCGACCCAGATCCTGAAAGTGATCAAGGGCAACGAGGGGAATCCCGTCTATGGCCAGACTCTCAACGCCTGCCTGGACTACGACGTCTACGAATCGCTCCTCCAGAAACTCCAGCGCAGCGAGGATTGGCGCCGCATGCTGTCCGAGCGCCCGTCCCTGGAGGCCAAGGACCTGGATCTGGCCGCGCTCGAGCGCCTGCCCGAGGGAACGCTCGGCCATGCGTACGCGCGCTACTACCGCGACAACAAGATCTCCCCCTTCGAGACGACGCTCGAGCTCAAGAACGACATCGACTTCCTCGCCAAGCGCTACCGCGAGACGCATGACGTGCTGCACCTGGTGACGGGCTACGGCACGGACGTGATGGGCGAGATAGAGCTGCAGGCGTACGTCCAGGGCAACCTCGGTATCTGGACCGCGGCGCTCATCGTGCTGGTCGGCACGCTCGGACAACTCAAGGGCCGGCAATCCGGCGTCGATACGTCCGTGTACCTGCGGCGGATCAGGGCCGCGCACCGCCGTGGCCGCGCATCCCCGCTGTTCCTCGACTTCTGGTTCGAGCGCCACTGGGAGACCCCCGTGGCCCAGGTGCGCGCGCGGCTGTGTGCCCCCTCGGAGCCGATGAACTGA
- a CDS encoding flavin-containing monooxygenase: MDATNKGATSFSPEALKEKYRLEREKRLRPDGNTQYISLNGVYADFDRDPYVEPGFTRPAVTETLDVVIVGGGFGGMLSAARLRQAGVDAFRIIEKGGDFGGTWYWNRYPGAACDVESYIYMPLLEETGYIPTEKYAKATEIFAHCQRIGRHFDLYKAALFQTQVERMDWDENVRRWVVTTNRGDKIVARFVVIAGGIMNRAKLPGIPGIETFKGHSFHTSRWDYAYTGGGPTGGMTRLADKRVGIIGTGATAVQVIPHLGASAKQLYVFQRTPSGVGVRNNQPTDPEWVKTLEPGWQQERIHNFSAIVSGRQMDVDMVGDGWTYIFQDTESCRAKTREEAAELRQLADFRKMEEIRARVAAIVKDPATAEALKPYYNQMCKRPCFHDEYLDTFNRPNVKLVDTDGKGVERITPTGVVVKGNEYEVDCLIYASGFDVSGDFTRRLEFDIRGRGGKTLRESWAQGPATLHGMTSRGHPNLLMLSGTQSGWAINFASILDEQSQHAAYIIERCLKRGIETAEPTEQAQQQWWEVILGNLSKNATFGGVECTPGYFNNEGVRGGPNDIRYASFGGGTLEFIELLRNWRKGDDLAGLEVTRGGTSPNP, from the coding sequence ATGGATGCGACGAACAAGGGCGCGACCTCCTTTTCTCCGGAGGCGCTGAAGGAGAAGTACAGGCTCGAGCGCGAGAAGCGGCTGCGTCCCGACGGCAACACCCAATACATCAGCCTCAACGGCGTCTACGCGGACTTCGACAGGGATCCCTACGTCGAGCCCGGCTTCACCCGTCCGGCGGTGACCGAGACGCTCGACGTCGTGATTGTTGGCGGTGGCTTTGGCGGCATGTTGTCGGCGGCGAGGCTACGCCAGGCGGGGGTCGACGCCTTCCGCATCATCGAGAAGGGCGGCGACTTCGGCGGCACCTGGTACTGGAACCGCTATCCGGGCGCCGCCTGTGACGTGGAATCCTATATCTACATGCCGCTGCTCGAGGAGACCGGCTACATCCCCACGGAGAAGTACGCCAAGGCGACGGAAATCTTCGCCCACTGCCAGCGGATCGGCCGGCATTTCGACCTCTACAAGGCGGCGCTGTTCCAGACCCAGGTCGAGCGGATGGATTGGGACGAGAACGTCCGGCGCTGGGTCGTCACGACCAACCGGGGCGACAAGATCGTGGCGCGGTTCGTCGTCATCGCCGGTGGCATCATGAACAGGGCGAAGCTGCCCGGCATCCCGGGCATCGAGACCTTCAAGGGCCACAGCTTCCACACCAGCCGGTGGGACTATGCCTATACCGGCGGCGGCCCCACGGGCGGAATGACCCGGCTGGCCGACAAGCGCGTGGGCATCATCGGCACGGGCGCGACCGCGGTCCAGGTCATCCCCCACCTCGGAGCCTCGGCCAAACAGTTGTATGTCTTCCAGCGCACGCCCTCCGGTGTCGGCGTTCGCAACAACCAGCCGACCGACCCGGAATGGGTGAAGACACTCGAGCCCGGCTGGCAGCAGGAGCGCATCCACAACTTCTCCGCGATCGTCTCCGGCCGCCAGATGGACGTCGACATGGTGGGGGATGGTTGGACCTATATCTTCCAGGACACCGAGAGCTGCCGCGCGAAGACTCGCGAGGAGGCGGCCGAGCTCCGCCAGCTGGCCGACTTCCGCAAGATGGAGGAGATCCGCGCGCGGGTGGCCGCCATCGTCAAGGACCCGGCGACGGCCGAGGCGCTCAAGCCCTACTACAACCAGATGTGCAAGCGCCCCTGCTTCCACGACGAATACCTGGACACGTTCAACCGCCCCAACGTCAAGCTCGTGGATACCGATGGCAAGGGCGTGGAGCGGATCACGCCCACCGGCGTGGTGGTGAAGGGCAACGAGTACGAGGTCGACTGCCTGATCTACGCCTCGGGCTTCGATGTCTCGGGCGATTTTACCCGCCGGCTGGAGTTCGACATCCGCGGGCGCGGCGGAAAGACACTGCGCGAGAGCTGGGCTCAGGGCCCGGCGACACTCCACGGCATGACGAGCCGCGGCCATCCCAACCTCCTGATGCTCAGCGGCACCCAGAGCGGTTGGGCGATCAACTTCGCTTCCATCCTCGACGAGCAGTCGCAACACGCCGCCTACATCATCGAGCGTTGCCTGAAGCGTGGCATCGAGACGGCCGAACCGACGGAGCAGGCGCAGCAACAGTGGTGGGAGGTGATCCTCGGCAACCTCTCGAAGAACGCCACCTTCGGCGGTGTCGAATGCACGCCCGGCTACTTCAACAACGAGGGAGTCAGGGGCGGCCCGAACGATATTCGCTATGCCTCTTTCGGAGGCGGCACGCTCGAGTTCATCGAGCTCCTGCGCAATTGGCGCAAGGGTGACGATCTCGCGGGCCTGGAAGTCACTCGGGGTGGGACGTCTCCCAACCCCTGA
- a CDS encoding TetR/AcrR family transcriptional regulator, which yields MMNTDDSKQARLVNPSKSDRGSETRELILVTAERLFAEHGVEAVSNRQVSEAAGQSNNFAVGYHFGSKEDLVVAIARRHSESVERRRTEMLAELTGSPDLRDWVSCLVRPATEHLASLGIPSWYARFIAQVTTHPALRERVFNESYTSRSLQQAHESMFRLIPRLPEAIRQERNEMGRLLVVHMCAERERALHEGTASPHSTWESTAAGLVDALVGLWLAPVTARR from the coding sequence ATGATGAATACCGACGACAGCAAGCAGGCGCGGCTGGTGAACCCGAGCAAATCCGATCGGGGCAGCGAGACCCGCGAGCTGATCCTCGTCACCGCCGAGCGGCTCTTCGCCGAGCACGGCGTGGAGGCTGTCTCCAATCGTCAGGTGAGCGAGGCGGCGGGCCAGTCGAACAACTTCGCTGTCGGCTATCACTTCGGCTCCAAGGAGGACCTCGTGGTGGCCATCGCGCGTCGGCACTCCGAGTCGGTGGAACGGCGGCGCACCGAGATGCTCGCGGAGCTCACCGGCTCGCCCGACCTGCGCGACTGGGTGTCCTGCCTCGTGAGGCCAGCCACCGAGCACCTCGCCTCATTGGGTATCCCCTCCTGGTACGCGCGGTTCATCGCCCAGGTGACCACCCATCCCGCCCTGCGGGAGCGCGTGTTCAACGAGTCATACACCTCGCGGTCGCTGCAGCAGGCCCACGAGAGCATGTTCCGGCTGATCCCTCGCCTCCCAGAGGCAATACGGCAGGAGCGCAACGAAATGGGCCGGTTGCTGGTCGTGCACATGTGCGCCGAGCGGGAACGCGCGCTGCACGAAGGCACGGCTTCGCCCCATTCGACCTGGGAGTCCACCGCGGCCGGACTCGTCGACGCGCTCGTCGGCTTGTGGCTGGCCCCCGTTACCGCCCGGCGGTGA
- a CDS encoding cache domain-containing protein has product MWFEPGQLVPGARYLGPYVHRDVARRGGPPILTYEWSTPAYDYFRQSWYQQARASGGRTVLSEPYVEGDQAYETLSRAIFDDQGRLRGVASVDLFLPQISDMVRQANRSPSEILYVASPAGALLAHPREEQLLAWARARGRPVRCLCELTLEDLRAWEHEQGLDQGRLLTEVGIPQVWVGGSSLRRTKMCSSRPCADSGGLWWPCA; this is encoded by the coding sequence GTGTGGTTCGAGCCCGGTCAGCTCGTGCCAGGGGCGCGCTACCTGGGGCCCTACGTCCACCGGGATGTGGCGAGACGTGGAGGTCCTCCGATCCTCACCTATGAGTGGTCCACGCCCGCCTACGACTACTTCCGGCAATCCTGGTACCAACAGGCGCGTGCGAGCGGGGGCCGCACCGTCCTCTCCGAGCCCTACGTCGAAGGGGACCAGGCGTACGAGACGCTCTCGAGGGCCATCTTCGACGACCAGGGCCGGCTGCGCGGGGTGGCGAGCGTGGACCTCTTCCTCCCCCAGATCTCGGACATGGTCCGCCAGGCCAACCGCTCTCCCTCGGAGATCCTCTACGTCGCAAGCCCCGCTGGCGCGCTCCTCGCCCACCCGCGGGAGGAGCAGCTGCTCGCCTGGGCACGAGCGCGGGGCAGACCCGTGCGGTGTCTGTGCGAGCTCACCCTCGAGGATCTGCGGGCGTGGGAACATGAACAGGGATTGGACCAGGGACGGCTCCTCACCGAGGTGGGCATCCCCCAGGTGTGGGTTGGAGGGTCTTCGCTTCGACGGACGAAGATGTGCTCTTCGAGGCCGTGCGCCGACAGCGGGGGTTTGTGGTGGCCCTGTGCGTGA
- a CDS encoding calcium/sodium antiporter, whose protein sequence is MGLWISLGLFAAGVVLLLLGGDLLVRGAVVLAERGGMRPLTIGLTIMAFGTSAPELALNVAVALSGDTALSFGNMVGSSLSNTGLILGLSALLRPIKVQSSLIKRELPVMLGTVAALITFALIPGGVAGGQPGLTRYEGLLLLGGFGLVLRMVLRSAHQPAEVGRELAGEVSDVVQSEPVVSTKLALVMVLGGLALLGFGGKLGETGAVGAASALGLSQQLIGLTVVSLATTLPELVTSFMAIRRGQTDMALGNIVGSNIFNTLFILGLVAVLATVPLPAGGLMALAALLGITLLLFPMSISFDWTITRPEGGVLLLLYLSFMGFQLWLGLTRTGY, encoded by the coding sequence ATGGGCTTGTGGATTTCTCTGGGACTCTTCGCCGCGGGTGTCGTGCTGCTCCTGCTCGGAGGCGACCTGCTCGTGCGAGGAGCGGTGGTGCTCGCGGAGCGCGGGGGCATGCGCCCCCTCACCATCGGACTCACCATCATGGCCTTCGGCACCTCCGCGCCGGAGCTGGCCCTCAATGTCGCTGTCGCGCTCAGCGGGGATACGGCCCTGAGCTTCGGCAACATGGTGGGCTCGAGCTTGAGCAACACGGGGCTCATCCTCGGACTGTCCGCACTGCTGCGGCCCATCAAGGTGCAGTCATCCCTCATCAAGCGCGAGCTGCCCGTGATGCTCGGCACCGTGGCAGCGCTCATCACCTTCGCCCTGATCCCCGGTGGCGTCGCCGGAGGACAGCCGGGGCTGACGCGGTACGAGGGGCTGCTCCTGCTCGGGGGATTCGGCCTGGTCCTGCGCATGGTGCTGCGCTCGGCGCACCAGCCGGCCGAGGTGGGCCGTGAGTTGGCGGGAGAGGTGAGTGACGTCGTCCAGAGCGAGCCGGTGGTGTCCACGAAGCTGGCCCTGGTCATGGTGCTCGGAGGCCTGGCGCTGCTGGGCTTCGGTGGAAAGCTGGGGGAAACGGGCGCGGTGGGTGCCGCCTCCGCGTTGGGACTCTCGCAGCAGCTCATCGGGCTCACCGTGGTGTCGTTGGCCACCACGCTCCCCGAGTTGGTGACGAGCTTCATGGCCATCCGTCGGGGTCAGACAGACATGGCGCTCGGCAACATCGTCGGCTCGAACATCTTCAACACCCTGTTCATCCTGGGGCTCGTGGCGGTCCTCGCCACCGTGCCACTGCCCGCGGGAGGGCTGATGGCGCTCGCCGCGCTGCTGGGCATCACCCTCCTCCTCTTTCCCATGTCCATCAGCTTCGATTGGACCATCACCCGCCCCGAGGGCGGCGTCCTGCTCCTGCTCTACCTGTCCTTCATGGGCTTCCAACTCTGGTTGGGACTGACCCGGACCGGTTACTGA
- a CDS encoding metallophosphoesterase, whose amino-acid sequence MSSPSNGASAQQRDLRPGRVPVGLLLRGLLVLTTMVGLVAALHFYLGVRLISDPGLEQPWAGLGWAVLCLGFASIPAAMASTRMRPSWMEQVLHWGGMLWMGAFGLLLTATVAADVVGWVWRLVGPAPLLARDKALAVVGLVVPAMLFAFRTARAPARVERVTVPVKGLGAGMSGMKVVQISDIHIGPTLDRRFMRRVVEQVNALAPDLVAVTGDLVDGGVSRLRDEVAPLAELRAPLGVYYVTGNHEYYHGGAAWSAEVARLGLTVLLNAHRVVERGGARLTVAGVTDLEGGRMEPSHACRPDVALAGAPEGVPRLLLAHQPRVAVLAKALGVDLQLSGHTHGGQMFPFMAFVKLQQPVIQGLATIAGVRVYTNRGTGYWGPPLRLGPAPEITELTLVSA is encoded by the coding sequence GTGTCATCTCCGTCCAATGGTGCGAGCGCTCAGCAGCGGGACCTCCGCCCGGGCAGGGTGCCCGTGGGCCTCCTGCTGCGCGGCCTCCTGGTGCTGACGACGATGGTGGGGCTGGTGGCGGCGCTGCACTTCTACCTCGGGGTGCGGCTCATCTCGGACCCGGGGCTCGAACAGCCGTGGGCGGGGCTCGGCTGGGCGGTGCTGTGTCTGGGTTTCGCGTCCATTCCGGCGGCCATGGCGTCCACGCGGATGCGGCCCTCATGGATGGAGCAGGTGCTGCACTGGGGCGGCATGCTCTGGATGGGGGCTTTCGGGCTGTTGCTGACGGCCACGGTGGCGGCGGACGTGGTGGGGTGGGTGTGGCGGCTCGTGGGCCCGGCGCCATTGCTGGCGCGGGACAAGGCGCTGGCGGTGGTGGGGCTGGTGGTGCCGGCGATGCTGTTCGCCTTCCGCACGGCGCGGGCTCCGGCTCGCGTGGAGCGGGTGACGGTGCCCGTGAAGGGATTGGGCGCGGGGATGTCGGGCATGAAGGTGGTGCAGATTTCGGACATCCACATCGGCCCCACGCTGGACCGCAGGTTCATGCGGCGGGTGGTGGAGCAGGTGAACGCGCTCGCGCCGGACCTGGTGGCGGTGACGGGGGACCTGGTGGATGGCGGCGTCTCGCGGCTGCGCGACGAGGTGGCGCCCCTGGCGGAGCTGCGCGCGCCGCTGGGCGTCTACTACGTCACGGGCAACCACGAGTACTACCACGGGGGCGCCGCCTGGTCCGCCGAGGTGGCGCGTTTGGGATTGACGGTACTGCTCAACGCGCACCGCGTGGTGGAGCGCGGGGGCGCGCGCCTGACGGTGGCGGGGGTGACGGACCTGGAGGGCGGGAGGATGGAGCCATCGCACGCGTGCCGGCCGGACGTGGCGCTCGCGGGGGCTCCGGAGGGGGTTCCTCGCCTGCTGCTCGCGCACCAGCCGCGCGTGGCGGTGTTGGCGAAGGCGTTGGGTGTGGACCTGCAGCTCTCCGGGCACACGCATGGCGGGCAGATGTTCCCCTTCATGGCCTTCGTGAAGCTGCAGCAGCCCGTCATCCAGGGACTGGCCACCATCGCCGGGGTGCGCGTCTACACGAACCGCGGCACCGGCTACTGGGGCCCTCCGCTGCGCCTGGGGCCCGCGCCTGAAATCACCGAGCTGACGCTCGTGAGCGCGTAG
- a CDS encoding response regulator, with the protein MPSEPPSRQPQGDARPRSRATSTSIRVLFVADSPALRDAARRELSPGFELLPANTFALALPLLDVEPAPAAILIDLGLADAKGSADFLATLVERDYPGPRILLSNKFRPEEAATLSQASIIHFALASPWAAGELRAVVEAALGFRPFPGSLHAI; encoded by the coding sequence GTGCCTTCCGAGCCCCCTTCCCGACAGCCGCAGGGCGATGCACGCCCCCGGAGCCGGGCCACCTCCACGTCCATCCGCGTCCTCTTCGTGGCCGATTCGCCCGCGCTGCGTGACGCCGCCCGGCGCGAGCTGTCCCCGGGCTTCGAGCTGCTCCCCGCCAACACGTTCGCCCTGGCCCTGCCCCTGCTCGACGTGGAGCCGGCCCCCGCGGCCATCCTCATCGACCTGGGCCTCGCGGACGCGAAGGGGTCGGCGGACTTCCTCGCCACACTCGTCGAGCGCGACTACCCGGGCCCACGCATTCTTTTGTCCAACAAGTTTCGTCCCGAGGAAGCCGCCACCCTCAGTCAGGCCAGCATCATCCACTTCGCGCTCGCCTCGCCCTGGGCCGCCGGGGAGCTGCGCGCCGTCGTGGAGGCCGCGCTCGGCTTCCGCCCCTTCCCAGGTTCCCTGCACGCCATCTGA
- a CDS encoding DUF2062 domain-containing protein, with amino-acid sequence MSSWWKASKRKLRRARVRLLRGSGAPGEIAGGMALGLFIALLPIMGLQLPLALVIAELFRRLTNFQLSRVAAAAGVWINNPVTAAPVYGLCYLVGRPIAHRLLPLSAPRAGSQSAGFDLGALSGPDALEVGLGLVIGGVLLGVPTAWLGYRITYGMVSRHQARREERRARRARGLRMAPEA; translated from the coding sequence GTGTCGTCGTGGTGGAAGGCCTCGAAGAGGAAGCTGCGTCGGGCTCGCGTACGGTTGCTGCGCGGTTCGGGTGCGCCGGGGGAGATCGCTGGCGGCATGGCGCTCGGGTTGTTCATCGCCCTGTTGCCCATCATGGGCCTCCAACTCCCCCTGGCCCTCGTCATCGCGGAGCTGTTCCGCCGACTGACGAATTTCCAGCTCTCGCGCGTCGCCGCCGCCGCGGGCGTGTGGATCAACAACCCCGTCACCGCCGCTCCCGTCTACGGGCTGTGCTACCTCGTCGGCCGCCCCATCGCGCACCGCCTCCTGCCGCTCTCCGCGCCGAGGGCCGGGAGCCAATCCGCGGGCTTCGACCTGGGCGCGCTCTCCGGTCCTGATGCGCTCGAGGTGGGGCTCGGACTCGTCATCGGAGGCGTGCTGCTGGGAGTGCCCACCGCGTGGTTGGGGTACCGCATCACCTACGGCATGGTGTCCCGTCACCAGGCGCGCCGTGAGGAGCGCCGGGCCCGCAGGGCGCGCGGTCTGAGGATGGCTCCCGAGGCGTAG